The window aatcaaaatatgaaaaaacttATAAGAATGTCTATTTGTAGATATTAATAGGTTTCTATAATGGATAAAAGCCTAATCATTTTTAACATTTGCGTAGTTAAAGGTGAGAAAATggaatgaattttaaaattaaacacaacTTACGCAAAAGCTGtagtttttaacttaaaatgtaaaacaaaataatgaccaaaatattgttaaaataaagaataaacaataaaagagagagagcgTGTTTTCCGTGGAAAGCAACAGGTAAAAGGCAAAGAAGGTCGAAGTCGAACCCACTTGCCCATAGAATTCGGTTTGTGTAATTGGAATTAGTATTTAAACCATCAGAAAATGGcagcaaaaaaggaaaaaaacaatcgAGCACTGATCTGGAAAAATTGATAGTGTGTACGAGGGGGAGTTGATTTGATAGGATGGGGTCTGGATCCAATTGGACGGCCAAACAGAACAAAGTGTTTGAAAATGCTTTAGCCATCTACGACAAAGACACGCCGGAGCGGTGGCAGAATCTGGCCAGAGCCGTCGGGGGCAAGACCGCGGAGGAAGTGAAACGACACTACGAAAGGTTGGTTGAAGATGTGAACAAGATCGAAACCGGCCAAGTTCCTTTCCCTAATTACAGAAGGTCCGTACCTGCCGCCCGAGGATTTTACTTTCTTGACCAAGAACAAAGGTAAGCTAAAACAAACCCCtccccattttcttttctattttaaattttaattttggggtaatgtatttctaaaatccgcttttaattataatttgttttcttgttttgaaaataataataataacaacaacaacgacaaaactaaaacttttGCACTCAAAACTTTGTTCTATGTTTCCCAAATGTAGCCAAAAGTTTTAACTGAGTATTTCAAGGAAAAGCTACTAAGAAAGTATATTACTGATATCTAATTGAGTCTAAAAGGAGGAGacttcattttcaactttggTTATAGTTTCATTCATTCACCAGGATGGTTTGTTTTACCTTTCTACAAGATTTAATTAAGAGCGatgattttgattaattaattaattaagtacaacaaacacatatacatatatattaacttAGAGGAAAGcattaaattagttaaaaattgatataaattgTAATGTGATGTAATTCTGGTTTATGTGATTAATGCAGGATGAGGAGTCTGCAATTGAATTGAAGTAGGAATGTGGGAAGAGAGGAGTTCTACGTTTCTATCTCTCCATTAACTTTTTCTTCAgctaaa of the Cucumis sativus cultivar 9930 chromosome 3, Cucumber_9930_V3, whole genome shotgun sequence genome contains:
- the LOC101203667 gene encoding protein RADIALIS-like 3, which codes for MGSGSNWTAKQNKVFENALAIYDKDTPERWQNLARAVGGKTAEEVKRHYERLVEDVNKIETGQVPFPNYRRSVPAARGFYFLDQEQRMRSLQLN